The Carettochelys insculpta isolate YL-2023 chromosome 18, ASM3395843v1, whole genome shotgun sequence genome window below encodes:
- the LOC142022870 gene encoding coiled-coil domain-containing protein 157-like — MQLTVLFHFCQKRLLLLLQSFTGYLENLISEQAVPPSRAMGPCMSIGLAVRRYWNSMLKLAALHQQLVMEKKANRKNISVLKSTLQEVRVENEHLKSCSPVIAEFGASSASAPSTTSCLSQTTCVPDWGSSATSQLQSTYRVTKNVCSVHSQTAESSLVPCEACASGQASLWAVGKVIISICQSQNIPSSLCKFQETIEETLANKPLTTMDMNFWASEQSKDLSRINKHFGALMQLINPLKAELEESEKQKHELRQQVENFDKLLQKEKETLERQRKESEEHLEGKIKENLQIITTLEKDKEELQTGAVILEERISTLEKELLSQQATMQELELARSRLLEEARAEVVRKSQMTQLEDQVQLLSSQLESARHELSRATTQLDKEKAGAESMRRHEESLQAKQRALLHQLDCQAQECEELRASLGEVEEDKARLEHELKESQAEKQQVQCQLDTQQQLTENLQQEKLSLEQSTSELLRNITELELLLQELKERERLLVSFPDLHIPAEAQFESTGDIADDMAKQLQANNIRISVLEEENSRLRMALVKMKEAAQQGALRLIPQTQLWACSSSQTGSRDHVTAPHKAATGPPAFMHRPPCSAASHWLADGQASQSTALQRLPSSQPKPRSAEATWKGMSCVSLPARTSVVRTPASLKGRSSAARAQPLSAPSPRSHQK, encoded by the exons ATGCAACTCACAGTCTTGTTTCATTTCTGTCAAAaaaggctgctgttgctgcttcagAGCTTCACAGGCTACCTGGAGAATCTCATCAGTGAGCAAGCTGTGCCCCCTTCCCGGGCAATGGGACCCTGCATGTCCATTGGGCTGGCTGTGAGGAGGTACTGGAACAGCATGCTGAAACTGGCAGCTCTCCATCAGCAGTTAGTAATGGAG AAGAAAGCTAACAGGAAGAACATCTCTGTGCTGAAATCTACCCTTCAAGAGGTAAGAGTTGAGAATGAGCATTTGAAAAGCTGCTCACCTGTAATTGCAGAATTCGGTGCCTCATCAGCCAGTGCCCCGTCAACCACCTCCTGCCTGTCACAAACCACCTGTGTGCCGGACTGGGGTTCCTCAGCCACTTCGCAGCTGCAGTCTACATACCGTGTCACCAAGAATGTCTGCAGTGTCCATTCTCAGACAGCTGAGTCATCCCTGGTGCCCTGTGAGGCATGTGCAAGTGGCCAGGCCAGTCTCTGGGCAGTCGGGAAAGTCATCATCAGCATCTGCCAGAGCCAGAACATCCCCTCATCTCTCTGCAAATTCCAAGAGACGATTGAGGAGACCCTGGCCAACAAGCCACTCACCACTATGGACATGAATTTCTGGGCATCAGAACAGAGCAAAGATCTTTCCCGTATCAACAAACATTTTGGGGCACTGATGCAGCTGATCAACCCTTTAAAGGCAGAGCTGGAAGAATCAGAGAAACAGAAGCACGAGCTGAGGCAGCAGGTTGAGAACTTTGACAAGCTTCTTCAGAAGGAGAAGGAGACTCTGGAACGGCAGAGGAAAGAGTCTGAGGAGCACCTGGAGGGAAAGATCAAGGAGAATTTGCAGATCATAACCacactggaaaaggacaaagaaGAGCTACAGACAG GTGCTGTCATTTTGGAGGAGAGAATTTCCACCTTGGAAAAGGAGCTGCTGTCACAACAAGCTACCATGCAAGAGCTGG AGCTGGcgaggagcaggctgctggaggAGGCAAGGGCCGAGGTGGTCCGCAAGAGCCAGATGACACAGCTGGAAGACCAAGTGCAGCTGCTGAGCAGCCAGCTGGAGAGCGCACGCCATGAGCTCAGCAGGGCCACCACGCAGCTGGATAAGGAGAAGGCCGGAGCGGAGAGCATGCGCAGGCACGAGGAG TCGCTCCAAGCCAAGCAGAGGGCCCTGTTGCACCAGCTAGACTGCCAGGCTCAGGAGTGTGAGGAGCTGAGGGCCAGCCTGGGTGAAGTCGAGGAGGACAAGGCTAGACTGGAGCATGAGCTGAAGGAGAGTCAGGCCGAGAAGCAGCAGGTTCAGTGCCAGCTGGACACCCAGCAG CAGCTAACTGAGAACCTGCAGCAGGAGAAGCTGAGCCTGGAGCAGTCCACATCTGAACTACTCAGGAATATCACCGAGCTTGAGTTGCTGCTCCAGGAGCTGAAGGAGAGAGAGCGGCTGCTGGTGTCCTTTCCCGACCTGCACATCCCTGCTGAGGCGCAGTTTGAGA GCACTGGGGACATTGCTGATGACATGGCGAAGCAGCTGCAGGCAAACAACATCCGGATCAGCGTCCTGGAAGAGGAGAACTCGCGACTTAGGATGGCACTGGTGAAAATGAAAGAGGCAGCCCAGCAAGGAGCATTAAGG CTCATCCCACAGACCCAGCTCTGGGCTTGTTCCTCCTCCCAGACTGGCTCCAGGGACCATGTGACAGCCCCCCACAAGGCTGCAACAGG cccccctgccttCATGCACAGACCTCCGTGCAGCGCAGCGTCCCACTGGCTTGCAGACGGCCAAGCCAGCCAAAGCACAGCCCTccagaggctgcccagcagccaacCAAAGCCGCGCTCTGCTGAGGCCACATGGAAGGGGATGTCCTGCGTCTCCCTTCCAGCCAGGACCTCGGTCGTCCGCACTCCTGCCAGTCTTAAAGGGCGAAGCAgtgcagccagagcccagcccctctctgctcccagccccaggagccacCAGAAATAG
- the RNF215 gene encoding RING finger protein 215 isoform X2, with amino-acid sequence MARLLLPVLLGQVAALGPALAEPAAARVEVRALREPGEAEPGSPPAGRYSLQGALLGGPGPERGQPRREQAVEGSLVLVGDEPALDGEDSWIGVVPVGDKQAESSRGSKEESFTADVVNKLDVSQVLAKPVIVIQPSDNVTRLLGALLRGLQLTAKISYQAALLENLGVTLTLWSTCGLSRGGLYGEWQGVICTGENSSRVQKYLQQLWNTILLVALLLCTGVIVQAQRQSRQGRLDQDMELNLKQHILQRLSALRTRRYHPGRHPWSHTRDIDSCAVCLDQFHKNQCLRVLPCSHEFHRDCVDPWLLLQQTCPLCKHNILGNCCAES; translated from the exons ATGGCCCGCCTGCTGCTGcccgtgctgctggggcaggtggcGGCGCTGGGCCCGGCGCTGGCGGAGCCGGCGGCCGCCCGGGTGGAGGTGCGGGCGCTGCGGGAGCCGGGGGAGGCCGAGCCGGGGTCGCCGCCCGCCGGGCGCTACTCGCtgcagggggcgctgctggggggCCCGGGCCCGGAGCGGGGCCAGCCGCGGCGGGAGCAGGCGGTGGAGGGGAGCCTGGTCCTG GTGGGAGATGAGCCTGCGCTGGATGGGGAGGACAGCTGGATCGGGGTGGTGCCGGTGGGGGACAAGCAAGCGGAGAGCTCCAGGGGCAGCAAGGAGGAGTCCTTCACCGCAGATGTGGTTAACAAG ctggatgTGTCCCAGGTGCTGGCCAAGCCCGTGATTGTGATCCAGCCCTCGGACAATGTCACCAGGCTCCTTGGGGCTCTGCTGCG GGGGCTGCAGCTGACGGCCAAGATCTCCTATCAAGCAGCATTGCTGGAGAATCTG ggagtgactctcaccctcTGGTCCACCTGCGGCCTGTCCCGGGGGGGGCTGTATGGAGAGTGGCAGGGAGTTATCTGCACAGGAGAGAACAGCTCGCGGGTCCAG AAGTACCTCCAGCAGCTGTGGAACACCATCCTGCTCGTCGCCCTCCTCCTGTGCACGGGCGTGATTGTGCAGGCCCAGCGGCAGTCCCGGCAGGGCCGGCTGGACCAGGACATGGAG ctgaaCCTCAAGCAGCACATCCTGCAGAGGCTGTCAGCGCTGAGGACCCGGCGCTACCACCCTGGCAGACACCCCTGGAGCCACACCCGTGACATTGATAGCTGCGCTGTCTGCTTGGACCAGTTCCACAAGAACCAG TGTTTGCGGGTGCTGCCGTGTTCACACGAGTTTCACCGGGACTGCGTGGATCCgtggctgctcctgcagcagacCTGCCCCTTGTGCAAGCACAACATCCTGG GTAACTGCTGCGCTGAGAGCTAG
- the RNF215 gene encoding RING finger protein 215 isoform X1, which produces MARLLLPVLLGQVAALGPALAEPAAARVEVRALREPGEAEPGSPPAGRYSLQGALLGGPGPERGQPRREQAVEGSLVLVGDEPALDGEDSWIGVVPVGDKQAESSRGSKEESFTADVVNKMKRALVLGASALLILALNQNAVRELDVSQVLAKPVIVIQPSDNVTRLLGALLRGLQLTAKISYQAALLENLGVTLTLWSTCGLSRGGLYGEWQGVICTGENSSRVQKYLQQLWNTILLVALLLCTGVIVQAQRQSRQGRLDQDMELNLKQHILQRLSALRTRRYHPGRHPWSHTRDIDSCAVCLDQFHKNQCLRVLPCSHEFHRDCVDPWLLLQQTCPLCKHNILGNCCAES; this is translated from the exons ATGGCCCGCCTGCTGCTGcccgtgctgctggggcaggtggcGGCGCTGGGCCCGGCGCTGGCGGAGCCGGCGGCCGCCCGGGTGGAGGTGCGGGCGCTGCGGGAGCCGGGGGAGGCCGAGCCGGGGTCGCCGCCCGCCGGGCGCTACTCGCtgcagggggcgctgctggggggCCCGGGCCCGGAGCGGGGCCAGCCGCGGCGGGAGCAGGCGGTGGAGGGGAGCCTGGTCCTG GTGGGAGATGAGCCTGCGCTGGATGGGGAGGACAGCTGGATCGGGGTGGTGCCGGTGGGGGACAAGCAAGCGGAGAGCTCCAGGGGCAGCAAGGAGGAGTCCTTCACCGCAGATGTGGTTAACAAG ATGAAGCGAGCCCTCGTTCTGGGAGCATCGGCCTTGCTCATTCTCGCTCTGAACCAGAACGCGGTCCGAGAG ctggatgTGTCCCAGGTGCTGGCCAAGCCCGTGATTGTGATCCAGCCCTCGGACAATGTCACCAGGCTCCTTGGGGCTCTGCTGCG GGGGCTGCAGCTGACGGCCAAGATCTCCTATCAAGCAGCATTGCTGGAGAATCTG ggagtgactctcaccctcTGGTCCACCTGCGGCCTGTCCCGGGGGGGGCTGTATGGAGAGTGGCAGGGAGTTATCTGCACAGGAGAGAACAGCTCGCGGGTCCAG AAGTACCTCCAGCAGCTGTGGAACACCATCCTGCTCGTCGCCCTCCTCCTGTGCACGGGCGTGATTGTGCAGGCCCAGCGGCAGTCCCGGCAGGGCCGGCTGGACCAGGACATGGAG ctgaaCCTCAAGCAGCACATCCTGCAGAGGCTGTCAGCGCTGAGGACCCGGCGCTACCACCCTGGCAGACACCCCTGGAGCCACACCCGTGACATTGATAGCTGCGCTGTCTGCTTGGACCAGTTCCACAAGAACCAG TGTTTGCGGGTGCTGCCGTGTTCACACGAGTTTCACCGGGACTGCGTGGATCCgtggctgctcctgcagcagacCTGCCCCTTGTGCAAGCACAACATCCTGG GTAACTGCTGCGCTGAGAGCTAG
- the LOC142022897 gene encoding coiled-coil domain-containing protein 157-like, whose product MAYLLGNPNCMESLRKDITDLQGAIIDVFSRAGAVRYPSWKFPNKVSCDLDLVTLLEHYDYMENDLEFTQHSHVVLLELVIDR is encoded by the coding sequence ATGGCATACCTGCTGGGCAATCCAAACTGTATGGAGAGCTTGAGGAAGGACATCACCGATCTGCAAGGAGCTATCATTGATGTCTTCTCCCGGGCTGGGGCAGTGCGTTATCCATCCTGGAAGTTCCCCAATAAAGTGTCGTGTGATCTGGATCTGGTTACTTTGCTGGAGCATTATGACTATATGGAAAATGATCTGGAGTTTACCCAGCATTCCCATGTAGTGCTCCTTGAACTGGTGATTGACAGGTGA